One region of Lampris incognitus isolate fLamInc1 chromosome 12, fLamInc1.hap2, whole genome shotgun sequence genomic DNA includes:
- the slc31a2 gene encoding probable low affinity copper uptake protein 2 isoform X2, whose protein sequence is MMSMTFEASSTVTLLFDFWDVHGPAGMVLSVFVVLLLTVLYELLKVWRIWLGKSSRPLAHQPPFVIPPPFPSPYSPSSEHRRDSRAVLHSSPSESSLVPNGQPPVTTNSWLLHGIQTLLHILQVTLGYMLMLCVMSYNTWIFLGVIVGSALGYFIAFPLVGQISAKV, encoded by the exons ATGATGTCT ATGACCTTTGAAGCGTCGAGCACGGTGACGCTGCTGTTTGACTTCTGGGATGTGCACGGACCTGCAG GGATGGTGCTGTCTGTGTTTGTGGTCTTGCTTCTGACAGTCCTCTATGAACTGCTCAAAGTGTGGAGGATTTGGTTGGGGAAGAGCTCTCGGCCGCTCGCTCATCAGCCTCCGTTCGTGATCCCGCCTCCCTTCCCCTCACCTTATTCGCCCTCTTCGGAGCACCGCAGGGACAGCAGGGCGGTGCTGCACAGCAGTCCCTCCGAGTCCTCGCTGGTTCCCAACGGACAGCCACCAGTCACCACAAACAG CTGGTTGCTCCATGGTATCCAGACACTCCTCCACATACTACAAGTGACTCTGGGCTACATGCTGATGCTGTGCGTGATGTCCTACAACACCTGGATCTTCCTAGGGGTCATCGTGGGCTCGGCACTGGGCTACTTCATAGCTTTTCCTCTAGTGGGTCAGATATCGGCAAAGGTGTAG
- the slc31a2 gene encoding probable low affinity copper uptake protein 2 isoform X3, with the protein MTFEASSTVTLLFDFWDVHGPAGMVLSVFVVLLLTVLYELLKVWRIWLGKSSRPLAHQPPFVIPPPFPSPYSPSSEHRRDSRAVLHSSPSESSLVPNGQPPVTTNSWLLHGIQTLLHILQVTLGYMLMLCVMSYNTWIFLGVIVGSALGYFIAFPLVGQISAKV; encoded by the exons ATGACCTTTGAAGCGTCGAGCACGGTGACGCTGCTGTTTGACTTCTGGGATGTGCACGGACCTGCAG GGATGGTGCTGTCTGTGTTTGTGGTCTTGCTTCTGACAGTCCTCTATGAACTGCTCAAAGTGTGGAGGATTTGGTTGGGGAAGAGCTCTCGGCCGCTCGCTCATCAGCCTCCGTTCGTGATCCCGCCTCCCTTCCCCTCACCTTATTCGCCCTCTTCGGAGCACCGCAGGGACAGCAGGGCGGTGCTGCACAGCAGTCCCTCCGAGTCCTCGCTGGTTCCCAACGGACAGCCACCAGTCACCACAAACAG CTGGTTGCTCCATGGTATCCAGACACTCCTCCACATACTACAAGTGACTCTGGGCTACATGCTGATGCTGTGCGTGATGTCCTACAACACCTGGATCTTCCTAGGGGTCATCGTGGGCTCGGCACTGGGCTACTTCATAGCTTTTCCTCTAGTGGGTCAGATATCGGCAAAGGTGTAG
- the slc31a2 gene encoding probable low affinity copper uptake protein 2 isoform X1: MDTITMTFEASSTVTLLFDFWDVHGPAGMVLSVFVVLLLTVLYELLKVWRIWLGKSSRPLAHQPPFVIPPPFPSPYSPSSEHRRDSRAVLHSSPSESSLVPNGQPPVTTNSWLLHGIQTLLHILQVTLGYMLMLCVMSYNTWIFLGVIVGSALGYFIAFPLVGQISAKV, encoded by the exons ATGGACACGATAACG ATGACCTTTGAAGCGTCGAGCACGGTGACGCTGCTGTTTGACTTCTGGGATGTGCACGGACCTGCAG GGATGGTGCTGTCTGTGTTTGTGGTCTTGCTTCTGACAGTCCTCTATGAACTGCTCAAAGTGTGGAGGATTTGGTTGGGGAAGAGCTCTCGGCCGCTCGCTCATCAGCCTCCGTTCGTGATCCCGCCTCCCTTCCCCTCACCTTATTCGCCCTCTTCGGAGCACCGCAGGGACAGCAGGGCGGTGCTGCACAGCAGTCCCTCCGAGTCCTCGCTGGTTCCCAACGGACAGCCACCAGTCACCACAAACAG CTGGTTGCTCCATGGTATCCAGACACTCCTCCACATACTACAAGTGACTCTGGGCTACATGCTGATGCTGTGCGTGATGTCCTACAACACCTGGATCTTCCTAGGGGTCATCGTGGGCTCGGCACTGGGCTACTTCATAGCTTTTCCTCTAGTGGGTCAGATATCGGCAAAGGTGTAG